In Macadamia integrifolia cultivar HAES 741 unplaced genomic scaffold, SCU_Mint_v3 scaffold725, whole genome shotgun sequence, one genomic interval encodes:
- the LOC122069825 gene encoding lysosomal Pro-X carboxypeptidase-like, with translation MAMKTSSYLLLWLSSLFLFFFFITSVSATGRLNTPRLGVVDRLSENHEEGIKSSSSSNDFETFFYTQTLDHFNYRPESYTTFQQRYVVNFKHWGGANSSAPIFAYLGEESPLDGDLAVIGFLNDNAPTFKALLLYIEHRYYGQSVPFGSRKEAFQNTSTLGYFSSSQALADYAKVIVNLKKNLSAEASPVIVFGASYGGMLASWFRLKYPHVAHGALASSAPILYFDDITPENGYYSIVTKDFKEASENCYNTIQQVWSEIDKLASQANGLKFLSQKFKTCYPLNKSSDLKDYLDNTYASAAQYNSPPRYPVSLICGGIDEASKGTTDVLSRAFAGLVAYGGNRSCFDTNMYNYPSETTVGWGWQTCSEMVMPIGRGSNDTMFPAAPFNLTSFADSCKNSYGVSPRPHWITTQFGGHDIKRVLKWFGSNIIFSNGLRDPYSSGGVLQSISPSLLAVHTKNGSHCLDILNSSPEDPEWLVKQRKIEIKIIDGWLKKYYTDLAAKI, from the exons ATGGCCATGAAAACTTCTTCTTATCTACTTCTTTGGCTTTCATCTCTgttcctattcttcttcttcatcacatCAGTTTCTGCTACAGGAAGACTCAATACACCTAGGCTTGGTGTGGTTGATAGATTATCAGAGAACCATGAAGAGGGTATCaaatcctcctcttcttccaatgATTTTGAGACCTTTTTCTATACACAAACGCTTGACCATTTCAATTATAGACCTGAAAGCTACACTACCTTTCAACAGAGATATGTGGTTAATTTTAAGCACTGGGGTGGTGCAAATTCTAGTGCTCCAATCTTTGCTTATCTCGGCGAGGAGTCGCCTTTGGATGGTGATCTTGCTGTCATCGGCTTCCTCAATGATAATGCCCCAACCTTCAAGGCTCTTTTATTGTATATAGAG CACCGTTACTATGGACAATCAGTCCCTTTTGGGTCAAGGAAAGAAGCATTCCAAAACACAAGCACGCTTGGGTACTTCAGTTCTTCACAAGCTCTCGCTGATTACGCTAAGGTGATTGTTAATCTGAAGAAAAATTTGTCTGCAGAGGCCAGCCCTGTTATTGTCTTTGGAGCATCTTATGGCGGAA tGCTTGCATCATGGTTTAGACTGAAATATCCTCATGTGGCCCATGGAGCACTTGCATCATCAGCACCTATTCTCTACTTTGATGATATCACCCCTGAAAATGGATACTACTCAATTGTCACCAAGGATTTCAAA GAAGCGAGTGAGAATTGCTACAATACAATTCAACAAGTGTGGTCAGAAATTGACAAACTAGCCTCCCAAGCCAATGGTCTTAAATTCCTTAGCCAAAAGTTCAAGACTTGCTA TCCATTGAACAAGTCTTCTGACTTGAAGGACTACTTAGATAATACATATGCATCGGCTGCGCAATATAATAGTCCTCCGCGTTATCCAGTTTCATTAATTTGTGGAGGAATCGATGAAGCATCCAAAGGAACGACCGATGTTCTAAGTAGGGCATTTGCAGGTCTGGTTGCTTATGGAGGAAACCGATCATGCTTTGATACAAATATGTACAACTATCCTTCTGAAACAACTGTGGGTTGGGGTTGGCAG ACATGTAGTGAGATGGTAATGCCCATTGGCCGTGGTAGCAACGACACCATGTTCCCTGCGGCCCCATTCAACCTTACCAGCTTCGCCGATTCATGTAAGAATTCATATGGTGTTAGTCCTCGTCCTCATTGGATCACAACTCAGTTTGGTGGTCAT GATATTAAAAGGGTTCTTAAGTGGTTTGGAAGCAACATCATATTCTCCAATGGACTGAGAGACCCATATAGCAGTGGAGG GGTGCTACAAAGCATATCTCCCAGCCTCTTAGCGGTCCATACGAAAAATG GATCTCATTGCTTGGATATACTTAATTCATCACCCGAAGACCCAGAGTGGTTAGTGAAGCAAAGAAAGATAGAGATCAAAATAATTGATGGATGGTTGAAGAAGTATTATACGGATCTTGCAGCAAAAATATGA